GGCTCTTTAAAAAGGGGGAAGAATTGAGCTGGTCAATGGTAGTTAAGAGGACAACAGTAACAAAGTCTTCTCTAAGAGGTGGCAGCTGGTCTCCGTTAGTTGGTCTCCATTAGCTGGTCTCCCTGCGTGTGCATGAAGCTTGTGAATGAAAAGAAGGTTGAGGGCTCATATCAGAGAACATGCTGAAGCAGAGCCAGGCTCTCAGTTAGAGAGCCCCTCCCTGCAGGTCCCCCTGGGCTTCTGCAAGTAGAACTTACTAAGTGGACTAGCTGCGGGCTGAGAAAGGCCAGCTAAGCCCCTCACCATTTGCAATgttcaagtatgtgtgtgtgtgtgtggggggggtatgctGCCGACTGCGGGTGGGTGCTGTGTTTCCTCTAATTGCATAATACTACACCATTCCCTATGTGTAGTGGCTGttctatatatatacacagggaGGCAACATATGGCTCACCCTACCCCCACCTGTCAAAACTGTGACTATATCACTTCTGACGACCAGAAGCAAGCTGCTAGGCTGAGCCAGTATTCTAAAGGCTGAGGAGGTAATTCAGAGCCACGAAAGGCGGCACCATATGCTTTGGGGTTGCCAGCTGCTTATGTGCATGGGGAAGGGTTTAGTGCCTGTCTGCAAAGGCCAGGGATGCACTCACTCTCTTTGTTGCAGTATGCGCTGGCGCAGAGCGGGGAATTTGGGGTGCcactttttctcttcctggagGGGAAATTTGTTGGGGGCCACAATTCTCCAAGAGggaactcaaaaaacaaaaacaaaaacaaaaaacaaaaccacagtctCATCTAAAATTTGCCTTTGATAACGTCAGGCCTGGCCCAATAgtatttctttagaaaacatgtttgttttggtggttggattttttttttggtttcgtTTTTATTGGATAAAGATTAAGAAAGCGCCATCTCGGAGAGAAGTGAAGCAAACCCGCCCGGCGGCGCGCAGCCCGGGCCAGGTCCGCGGCGCTGAGGGCGGGCGGCCGCTCTACCTGGAGGCGCTGGTCTCTGCCAGCCGGTTGTTCATGATGCCCAGCGCGCCCACGCCGCCCGAGAAGCCGTTCTGGCGCGTGTTGACGCACACGCTGCGCGGGTAGCCGTTGGCCGTCTCGGACAGCTGCTTCTGCAGCAGCGCCAGCGACACCTTGTTGGACGCCGTGAGGTCGCGCATAGAGATGAGCTCGCCCGACAGGCGGCGGCCCTCGGCATCGCTGTCGCGAGTCGCGGGGTCGGCACCCAGAGCGGCCAGGCGACGGCGCAGCCGGGAGCCAGGGGTGATGGCGTTGCGTCGAGCCAGGGGCGCGCCGGGAGCCGGGCAGCAGCGCGTGCAGCAGCGGCAGCTCAGCTTGCGCAGCATCCAGTTGAGCACCTGCTTGATGAGGATGGAGATGACGTTGAAGAGCGAGTAGATGCAGCACACGCCGAGCAGGATGAAGAGGAAGTTGCCCAGGCGGTAGAGCCCCTGGTTCCGGTAGGCGGCGTGTTGGCTGCTCACCAGGTCCCCGAAGCCGATGGTGCTGAAGGTGACGAAGCAGAAGTAGAGCGAGTCCACGTAGTCCCAGCCTTCCACGCTGGTGTACATGGCCGAGGCGCAACAGGCCAGCAGCACGGCGAACAGGCCCAGGATGAGCAGCACGTGGTACACCGAGGGCTTCCAGCCCGCCAGGCTGTCGGCCTCCGACAGCGCCGAGCCGCGGCGGAAGGTGGCGGGCAGCAGGCCACTGCGGCGCAGCTGGCGCTCCCGGCAGGCGCGCATGATGAAGGCCAGCAGCGAGATGATGCGCTCTAGAAAGAGGTTGAAGAACAAGATGGTCCCCGCGCAGCCGAACAGTCCGTAGGCGATGAGGAAGGCCTTCCCGCCCACTGTGGCTGGTGTGGTCATGCCGAAACCTGCGGAGATAACAGCCAGGGTCAGCGAGGGCTGGTGGTAGCATGTGGTGTGGCAGGCGAATGCAGAGGGGGA
This portion of the Mus pahari chromosome 18, PAHARI_EIJ_v1.1, whole genome shotgun sequence genome encodes:
- the Kcnk12 gene encoding potassium channel subfamily K member 12, which produces MSSRSPRPPPRRCRRRLPRPSCCCCCCRRSHLNEDTGRFVLLAALIGLYLVAGATVFSALESPGEAEARARWGATLRNFSAAHGVAEPELRAFLRHYEAALAAGVRADALRPRWDFPGAFYFVGTVVSTIGFGMTTPATVGGKAFLIAYGLFGCAGTILFFNLFLERIISLLAFIMRACRERQLRRSGLLPATFRRGSALSEADSLAGWKPSVYHVLLILGLFAVLLACCASAMYTSVEGWDYVDSLYFCFVTFSTIGFGDLVSSQHAAYRNQGLYRLGNFLFILLGVCCIYSLFNVISILIKQVLNWMLRKLSCRCCTRCCPAPGAPLARRNAITPGSRLRRRLAALGADPATRDSDAEGRRLSGELISMRDLTASNKVSLALLQKQLSETANGYPRSVCVNTRQNGFSGGVGALGIMNNRLAETSASR